A genome region from Thalassotalea euphylliae includes the following:
- the uspE gene encoding universal stress protein UspE → METYQKILVVVDPTTEEQKALSRAIELADKTQGKITAFLSIFDFSYEMTTMLSSDERESMRQIVINDRMLWIDERIKELGASEKDIDIKVIWHNRPFEAVIDQVLEHGYDVVIKGTHEHDKLKSVIFTPTDWHLLRKCPCPLLLVKDHSWPANGNILAAVNVGSDEDEHQSLNSIITEEAKHLADLISANVHLVNSFPGTPVNIAIEIPEFDASQYNDTMLQHHQQSMLTHAEKYGIDTANTYIKAGLPEDVIDELSQELDAELVILGTIGRTGLSAALIGNTAEHVIDRLNCDVLALKPAGYISPLQS, encoded by the coding sequence ATGGAAACGTATCAAAAAATCTTAGTCGTAGTTGACCCAACAACTGAAGAACAAAAAGCCTTAAGTCGGGCAATTGAGCTTGCTGATAAAACGCAAGGCAAAATCACAGCGTTTTTGAGCATTTTCGATTTTTCATACGAAATGACGACTATGCTCTCTAGCGACGAGCGTGAATCAATGCGGCAAATTGTGATCAATGATCGTATGTTGTGGATTGATGAACGTATAAAGGAGCTAGGCGCTTCTGAAAAAGACATCGACATCAAAGTGATCTGGCATAACAGACCTTTTGAAGCGGTTATTGACCAAGTGTTAGAGCATGGCTATGACGTTGTTATCAAAGGTACGCACGAACACGACAAACTCAAATCCGTGATTTTCACACCAACTGACTGGCATTTATTGCGTAAATGCCCATGTCCATTATTATTGGTTAAAGACCATTCATGGCCGGCAAACGGCAATATTTTAGCGGCGGTCAATGTCGGTAGTGATGAAGATGAGCACCAATCGCTCAATAGCATCATCACAGAAGAAGCCAAACACCTTGCTGATTTAATTAGCGCTAATGTGCATTTGGTTAATTCATTTCCTGGCACTCCGGTCAACATTGCTATCGAAATCCCCGAATTTGATGCCAGCCAATACAACGACACCATGTTGCAGCATCATCAACAATCAATGCTAACACATGCTGAAAAATACGGCATCGATACCGCCAACACCTATATCAAAGCGGGGCTACCGGAAGATGTTATTGACGAATTATCGCAAGAGCTTGATGCCGAATTGGTCATTTTAGGGACAATTGGCCGTACCGGATTGTCAGCAGCACTAATTGGTAATACTGCTGAACATGTTATTGACCGATTGAATTGTGATGTCTTGGCGTTAAAACCAGCAGGCTATATTTCACCGCTACAAAGCTAG
- a CDS encoding NCS2 family permease, translating to MLEKLFKLTEHGTNVRQEVVAGITTFLTMAYIIFVNPAMLADAGMDHGAVFVATCVAAAVGCFIMGFFANYPIALAPGMGLNAFFTYTVVLEMGYSWQVALGGVFISGIIFVILSIFKIREWIINSIPQSLRYGIAAGIGLFLAFIGLKSAGIIVDNPATLVNLGDITSLPALMAALGLFLIVAMASRGMNGAVMYSILIVTGLGILLGDVQFNGLVSLPPDVTPTFMQLDIMGALEVSMISVIFAFLFVDLFDTSGTLIAVAQKGKLLNEDGSLPRLDKALLADSSATIAGSMLGTSTTTSYVESASGVAAGGRTGLTAVVVGCLFLLALLFSPLAGMVPAYATAGPLFFVAVLMLSSLAHIDWDDLLEAVPAALICITMPLTFSIAHGIAFGFIGYAAVRIFAGKFNQLSASVLLIAALFVIKFIYFG from the coding sequence ATGTTAGAAAAACTTTTCAAACTTACAGAACACGGAACTAACGTTCGCCAAGAAGTTGTTGCGGGGATCACTACATTCCTGACAATGGCTTACATTATTTTTGTTAACCCCGCTATGTTAGCCGATGCCGGTATGGATCACGGCGCCGTATTTGTCGCAACCTGTGTTGCCGCAGCGGTTGGCTGTTTTATTATGGGTTTTTTCGCCAACTACCCAATTGCCCTTGCACCGGGCATGGGGCTAAACGCCTTTTTCACCTACACAGTCGTCCTTGAGATGGGTTACAGCTGGCAAGTGGCACTTGGTGGCGTATTTATCTCAGGTATTATTTTCGTAATACTCAGCATCTTCAAAATTCGCGAATGGATTATCAACAGCATTCCACAATCACTGCGCTATGGTATCGCTGCCGGTATTGGTTTATTCCTCGCATTTATCGGTTTAAAAAGCGCTGGCATTATCGTTGATAACCCAGCAACGTTAGTTAACCTTGGCGATATTACTTCATTACCTGCGTTGATGGCGGCTCTTGGTTTATTCCTGATTGTAGCAATGGCAAGTCGCGGTATGAATGGCGCGGTAATGTACTCAATTTTAATTGTGACTGGCTTAGGCATTTTACTTGGCGATGTTCAATTTAACGGTTTAGTGTCGCTACCACCTGATGTGACTCCAACGTTTATGCAATTAGACATCATGGGCGCATTAGAAGTAAGCATGATCAGTGTTATCTTTGCATTCTTGTTCGTCGACTTGTTCGATACTTCAGGCACATTAATCGCTGTTGCCCAAAAAGGTAAACTGCTAAATGAAGACGGTTCACTGCCTCGTTTAGATAAAGCACTACTTGCTGACTCATCTGCAACTATCGCAGGTAGCATGTTAGGCACTTCAACTACCACCAGTTATGTTGAAAGTGCTTCAGGCGTTGCCGCTGGTGGTCGCACAGGCTTAACTGCGGTTGTGGTTGGCTGTTTATTCTTACTTGCCTTATTATTTTCGCCACTAGCGGGTATGGTGCCAGCTTACGCAACAGCAGGCCCTCTATTTTTCGTTGCGGTATTAATGCTTTCAAGCCTAGCTCATATTGATTGGGACGACTTGTTAGAAGCAGTACCTGCAGCTCTAATCTGTATTACTATGCCATTAACTTTCTCTATTGCTCACGGTATTGCCTTTGGCTTTATTGGTTATGCAGCAGTGCGAATTTTTGCCGGCAAGTTTAATCAGTTATCAGCCAGTGTGCTTTTAATAGCCGCACTATTTGTAATTAAGTTCATTTATTTTGGATAG
- a CDS encoding sulfite exporter TauE/SafE family protein, which yields MNIDLFSAFIIGLLGAGHCIAMCGGVSGMLLSAIPAGQNQQKFSLIVGYNLGRILSYSLIGGIVGFTGSITAKNLGVPLTGLRLLSGVFLILLGLYLGQWFMLLAKVEQAGKKLWQFISPLAKHFLPVNNKRKAFGLGAVWGWLPCGLVYSTLTWALASGSFSQGALIMAAFGAGTLPALLTLSFGVFSVKKMLQNRTFRNVLATGLICYGLYTLFIAYRLMF from the coding sequence ATGAACATCGATCTATTTTCGGCATTTATTATTGGCCTGCTCGGTGCAGGCCATTGTATTGCCATGTGTGGCGGCGTTTCTGGTATGTTGTTGTCGGCCATTCCTGCCGGACAAAACCAGCAAAAATTCTCACTGATTGTTGGCTACAACCTAGGCCGTATTCTCTCTTATAGTTTAATCGGCGGTATTGTCGGTTTTACCGGCTCAATCACGGCAAAAAACCTCGGTGTACCGCTAACGGGCTTAAGACTACTGTCAGGCGTCTTTCTAATTTTACTTGGCTTGTATTTAGGCCAGTGGTTTATGTTACTGGCGAAGGTTGAGCAAGCCGGTAAAAAGCTTTGGCAATTTATCTCACCGTTAGCAAAACACTTTTTGCCGGTAAATAACAAACGTAAAGCATTTGGCTTGGGGGCTGTTTGGGGTTGGTTACCCTGTGGCTTAGTCTACTCAACGCTAACATGGGCACTCGCTAGTGGTAGCTTTAGTCAAGGGGCGCTGATTATGGCTGCATTTGGTGCTGGCACTCTACCGGCACTGCTTACACTTTCCTTTGGTGTGTTTTCGGTCAAAAAAATGCTACAAAATCGAACATTTAGAAACGTTTTGGCTACAGGTCTGATTTGTTACGGTTTATACACATTGTTTATTGCTTACAGGCTAATGTTTTAA
- a CDS encoding DUF1415 domain-containing protein — MTDEKLHPAVVKTKHWLEQIVIGLNFCPFAKKEFVNNTIRYATSNTGLLEQALSEVAEQLQHLVEHPEIETTLVIFTTGFRSFDKYLDLVDYANELLVDLGLDGEIQIASFHPDYVFEGEDEQGASNYTNRSPLPTLHLIREASMAKVLAVYQNPEQIPEDNIALAEEKGTKFFKQFLAGLNKLS, encoded by the coding sequence ATGACTGACGAAAAACTACACCCCGCAGTGGTAAAAACTAAACATTGGCTTGAACAAATAGTGATTGGCTTAAACTTTTGCCCTTTTGCAAAAAAAGAGTTCGTCAATAACACCATTCGTTATGCTACCAGCAATACCGGCCTACTTGAGCAAGCGCTAAGTGAAGTTGCCGAGCAATTACAACACCTAGTTGAACACCCAGAAATTGAAACTACACTGGTGATTTTTACAACCGGCTTTCGCAGTTTTGACAAATACCTTGATTTGGTCGATTACGCTAACGAGTTACTTGTTGATTTAGGCTTAGATGGCGAAATACAAATTGCCAGTTTTCATCCAGACTATGTTTTTGAAGGCGAAGATGAGCAAGGGGCTAGCAACTATACCAACCGTTCACCACTACCAACTTTGCACTTAATTCGCGAAGCGAGTATGGCGAAAGTGCTGGCGGTGTATCAAAACCCCGAACAAATCCCAGAAGATAATATTGCCTTGGCCGAAGAAAAAGGCACAAAGTTCTTTAAACAATTTTTGGCTGGCTTGAATAAGCTGAGCTAG
- the ccoS gene encoding cbb3-type cytochrome oxidase assembly protein CcoS, with protein sequence MSVIYVLIPIAIILLIVGIYLFFWAVKTEQFNDLEKEGLSILFDDEKLKDETANTGVINTEASEQSSGTSSDTSNKR encoded by the coding sequence ATGAGTGTAATTTACGTACTAATTCCGATTGCTATCATCCTGCTTATTGTCGGCATTTACTTGTTCTTTTGGGCGGTAAAAACCGAGCAATTTAATGATTTGGAAAAAGAAGGTTTAAGCATCTTATTCGATGATGAAAAATTAAAAGATGAGACAGCGAATACCGGAGTAATTAATACAGAAGCTTCAGAGCAATCATCTGGCACATCATCTGACACTAGCAATAAGCGTTAA
- a CDS encoding heavy metal translocating P-type ATPase, with product MSDPCFHCGEPIPKGISLFVTIDQQSQAMCCAGCQAVAETIVENNLTDYYKFRTENAPKGTALVPEQLKRNQLLDDDNLQHEFTHQIGNTRETILTVDGISCAACAWLIEMKLEQISGVSKISVNATTQRASVHWQNDHIKLSKIIEQIERLGYHALPFKASDAEQQNLAQSKTFIKRLGISGILMMQVMMIAVGLYFGAFSDMSEHNLVYLRYTSLLLTTPIIFYGALPFYTGAINALKSKRLSMDVPVSIAILLAFFASAWATISQQGEVYFESVSMFTFLLLIGKFLEFRARSRAAQVSANLLKLMPMTATKLVNDIEQYVAAKSLAIGDKVMIKPGETVPADCVIEHGDSHFNEAMLSGEQRPVAKKVCDNIFAGTINGDGNLVANVVQPGSDTFLSQLIRLSESSQAHKPKIAQLSDKIAQYFVAIILLTAIGTALYWQQHMPSEAFWITLSVLVATCPCALSLATPTALTCGTTRLNRDGIMIKSGHVMETIPEVDTYAFDKTGTLTQGEFQVTQLKRFDENYSKQQLLALVAALEAHSQHPLAKAFTQYRDFAINATEIKVHPGLGVTGQVGNDKISLGKVSWLITDSNEAKQLNCDDAQIAVMINDKLVAAIYLTDSAREDAQSVLSALKAKAMTTYMLSGDSSAGCQQIASQLPIDHVHSSLSAHEKMEKVKSLQSSHTVAMVGDGVNDTPVFSAAHVSIAMGSGTDVAKSGADVILLNNRLTSLSVLRHVAQKTRRIIWQNYGWAFGYNAIVLPLAVCGYITPYMAVIGMSASSILVITNSLRLLKK from the coding sequence ATGTCAGATCCTTGCTTTCATTGCGGCGAGCCCATTCCTAAGGGTATTTCGCTATTTGTGACGATAGATCAGCAATCACAAGCCATGTGTTGTGCTGGTTGTCAGGCGGTTGCCGAAACTATCGTTGAAAATAACCTCACCGACTACTACAAGTTTCGCACCGAAAATGCGCCCAAAGGTACAGCACTAGTACCAGAGCAGTTGAAACGAAATCAACTGCTCGATGATGATAATCTCCAGCATGAATTTACGCATCAAATTGGTAATACTCGAGAAACCATATTAACGGTTGATGGCATTAGCTGTGCCGCGTGTGCGTGGCTGATTGAAATGAAGCTTGAGCAAATTAGTGGCGTCAGTAAAATTTCGGTTAATGCTACCACCCAACGTGCGTCGGTGCATTGGCAAAATGATCACATTAAGCTCAGCAAGATTATCGAACAAATTGAACGACTTGGTTATCATGCCCTGCCCTTTAAAGCGAGCGATGCTGAGCAACAAAACTTAGCGCAAAGCAAAACGTTTATTAAACGCTTAGGCATTTCTGGCATTTTAATGATGCAAGTGATGATGATTGCCGTTGGTTTATATTTCGGCGCGTTTTCTGATATGTCAGAGCACAATCTGGTGTACCTTCGCTACACCAGCTTACTGCTGACCACGCCTATTATTTTCTATGGTGCGCTGCCATTTTATACAGGCGCTATTAATGCATTGAAGTCAAAACGCTTGTCAATGGATGTGCCCGTATCTATCGCCATTCTACTGGCCTTTTTTGCCAGTGCATGGGCGACTATTAGCCAGCAAGGCGAGGTTTACTTTGAATCTGTTTCTATGTTCACCTTTTTACTGCTCATTGGTAAGTTTTTAGAGTTTCGCGCTCGCTCTCGTGCCGCGCAAGTCTCTGCCAATTTATTGAAACTCATGCCAATGACAGCGACTAAACTAGTCAACGACATAGAACAATATGTTGCTGCTAAGTCATTGGCAATTGGCGATAAAGTGATGATTAAACCGGGCGAAACAGTGCCGGCAGACTGTGTTATTGAACACGGCGACAGCCACTTTAACGAGGCCATGCTTTCTGGTGAACAGCGACCTGTTGCTAAGAAAGTTTGTGACAATATATTTGCCGGTACTATTAATGGCGACGGCAACCTAGTCGCCAATGTCGTCCAACCGGGTAGTGATACCTTTTTAAGCCAACTGATCCGATTAAGCGAGTCTTCGCAAGCACACAAGCCTAAAATTGCCCAACTTTCCGATAAAATTGCGCAGTATTTTGTTGCTATTATCTTGTTAACCGCTATCGGTACGGCGTTATACTGGCAGCAACATATGCCAAGTGAAGCATTCTGGATCACGCTCTCTGTGCTGGTTGCTACTTGCCCTTGTGCACTATCGCTTGCCACGCCAACCGCGCTCACTTGCGGCACTACACGCCTTAATCGTGATGGCATTATGATCAAATCAGGCCATGTGATGGAAACTATTCCTGAAGTTGACACCTACGCGTTTGATAAAACCGGCACGCTAACACAAGGTGAGTTCCAAGTAACCCAGCTTAAGCGCTTTGATGAAAACTATAGCAAACAGCAACTATTAGCCTTGGTAGCTGCGCTGGAAGCGCATTCTCAACACCCACTTGCTAAAGCATTTACCCAGTATCGCGACTTTGCGATTAACGCAACTGAGATTAAAGTGCATCCAGGGCTAGGTGTTACAGGCCAAGTAGGTAACGATAAAATTTCACTGGGTAAAGTCAGTTGGTTAATTACTGACAGCAATGAGGCAAAGCAGTTAAATTGTGACGACGCACAAATTGCTGTGATGATTAACGACAAGCTAGTTGCCGCTATTTATCTCACCGATAGCGCGCGTGAAGACGCTCAAAGTGTGCTTAGCGCGCTAAAAGCAAAAGCGATGACAACCTATATGCTCTCTGGCGATAGCAGTGCGGGCTGCCAACAAATTGCTTCTCAACTGCCGATAGACCACGTACATTCGAGCCTAAGCGCGCACGAGAAAATGGAAAAGGTAAAATCGCTGCAAAGTAGCCATACTGTGGCGATGGTCGGTGATGGTGTAAACGACACACCAGTGTTTAGCGCAGCACACGTTTCTATTGCCATGGGCAGTGGTACAGACGTCGCAAAAAGTGGCGCTGATGTAATTTTACTTAACAACCGATTAACGTCATTGTCGGTATTGCGTCATGTTGCCCAAAAAACTCGCCGTATTATCTGGCAAAATTATGGCTGGGCATTTGGCTATAATGCTATTGTACTGCCATTAGCCGTTTGCGGTTACATTACGCCTTATATGGCGGTAATTGGCATGTCAGCCAGTTCAATATTGGTTATCACTAACTCGTTGCGATTATTGAAAAAATGA
- a CDS encoding outer membrane protein OmpK gives MTLSRTFLVAGGLVVSSMTSAQTIWSSNSLTYLKNTSDFEVLTNDDVDVFTLEHASGHNWGDAFMFVDRIDAKADANAPTHKETYGEVTARLSLSYALDSKVSYGPLKDVFIAGTYEHASISQPNFSTGFDNYLIGVGTSWNIPGFAFFGADVYQANNELTDNDTQLTITYGYPITMGKHKVMIDGYIDWSSSADDHAADFHFNPQVRLDVGNYFGKPNAVEVGIEYSYWHNKFGIAGIDDESVVSAIVKVFL, from the coding sequence ATGACTTTATCTCGTACTTTTTTGGTCGCTGGCGGCCTTGTTGTATCAAGTATGACTTCTGCACAAACAATATGGAGTTCAAATAGCTTAACTTACCTCAAAAACACCAGTGATTTTGAAGTATTAACTAATGACGACGTAGATGTTTTCACTTTAGAGCACGCTTCAGGCCACAACTGGGGTGACGCTTTTATGTTTGTTGACCGCATTGATGCTAAAGCAGATGCTAATGCACCAACACACAAAGAAACTTACGGTGAAGTTACCGCTCGTTTAAGCCTTTCTTACGCATTAGACAGCAAGGTTTCTTACGGCCCACTAAAAGACGTATTCATTGCTGGTACATACGAGCATGCAAGCATCTCTCAGCCTAACTTCAGCACAGGTTTTGATAACTACTTAATTGGTGTTGGTACTTCTTGGAATATTCCAGGTTTCGCTTTCTTTGGCGCTGATGTTTACCAAGCGAACAACGAATTAACCGACAACGACACACAATTAACTATTACTTACGGCTACCCGATTACCATGGGCAAACACAAAGTAATGATTGATGGTTACATTGATTGGTCTTCTTCAGCCGACGATCACGCTGCTGACTTCCACTTCAATCCGCAAGTGCGTTTAGACGTAGGTAACTACTTTGGTAAGCCAAACGCTGTTGAAGTGGGTATTGAATACAGTTACTGGCACAACAAATTCGGTATCGCGGGTATCGATGACGAAAGTGTTGTTAGCGCCATCGTAAAAGTATTTTTATAA
- the ttcA gene encoding tRNA 2-thiocytidine(32) synthetase TtcA — translation MTEADNRKAIFEANKLQKRLRSKVGKAIADYNMIEEGDVVMAAISGGKDSFAMLDILLSLKKSAPINFDVIAVNLDQKQPGFPAHILPDYFESLDIPYYIIDKDTYSVVKQKVPEGKTTCGLCSRLRRGTLYSFAEQIGATKIALGHHMDDIVETLFLNMFFGAKLKAMPPKLRADDGRNTVIRPLSYVREKDLIAFAEVREYPIIPCNLCGSQENLQRQNIKALLSSWDAQTPGRIENIFKSLKNVSPSQLADTELFDFANLPIDRSAPREAYDFSKETVSSTNLATELTNSLDTNIDDSMIIDVSNI, via the coding sequence ATGACTGAAGCAGATAACAGAAAGGCCATCTTTGAAGCCAACAAGTTGCAGAAGCGACTTCGTAGTAAAGTCGGTAAAGCGATTGCTGATTACAATATGATCGAAGAAGGCGACGTTGTTATGGCGGCAATTAGTGGCGGCAAAGATTCGTTTGCCATGCTTGATATTTTGCTTAGCTTAAAAAAGTCAGCACCAATCAATTTTGATGTGATTGCGGTTAACTTGGATCAAAAGCAACCGGGCTTTCCAGCACACATCTTACCCGACTACTTCGAATCACTTGATATCCCCTACTACATCATCGATAAAGACACTTATTCGGTTGTTAAACAAAAAGTTCCGGAAGGTAAAACCACTTGTGGTTTGTGCTCGCGTTTACGTCGCGGCACGCTTTATTCGTTTGCTGAGCAAATTGGTGCAACTAAGATTGCCCTTGGCCACCACATGGATGATATCGTGGAAACCTTATTTTTAAATATGTTCTTTGGCGCAAAGCTAAAAGCAATGCCGCCGAAGCTTCGTGCAGACGATGGTCGAAACACAGTTATTCGCCCGTTGAGCTATGTTCGTGAAAAAGACCTTATTGCCTTTGCAGAAGTACGTGAATATCCAATTATTCCATGCAACTTGTGTGGCTCTCAAGAAAACTTGCAACGCCAAAATATCAAGGCTTTGCTAAGCAGCTGGGACGCCCAAACCCCAGGTCGCATTGAAAACATATTTAAATCATTGAAAAATGTCAGCCCAAGCCAATTAGCCGATACTGAGCTATTTGACTTCGCCAACCTGCCAATTGATCGCAGCGCGCCACGCGAAGCTTATGACTTTTCAAAAGAAACTGTCTCGTCTACCAATTTAGCGACAGAGCTTACCAATTCGTTAGATACCAACATAGACGATTCAATGATTATCGACGTTTCCAATATCTAA
- a CDS encoding glucosaminidase domain-containing protein has protein sequence MLQKMLRKLLFVLGAAVIAAALIRPFVVTTEREEVVPAPVLPPPPKPVIIEKPLHNVTLPDFAAIVDVNQKKSAFFDFIRPAVESNNNAILADRTALEEMLVTVSLGEPLMPGQEQQLDVLASRYRVSKKGSQMQQLHHLLLKVDEIPTALVLVQAANESAWGTSRFARIGLNFFGIWCYKSGCGMVPRSRNSGAKHEVEAFQSVDEAVNRYLHNINTNNAYSVFRSIRQQLREQDQPLVPEVLAMGLLPYSERGSDYVLEISDMLRHNSQYLQSSTAP, from the coding sequence ATGTTGCAAAAGATGTTAAGGAAATTACTGTTTGTTTTAGGTGCGGCTGTTATTGCTGCGGCACTTATTCGCCCGTTTGTTGTTACAACCGAGCGAGAAGAAGTGGTGCCAGCGCCGGTACTTCCGCCACCACCTAAACCCGTCATTATTGAAAAACCGCTGCACAACGTAACGCTGCCAGACTTCGCAGCAATTGTTGATGTTAACCAGAAAAAATCTGCTTTTTTTGATTTTATTCGACCCGCCGTAGAGTCAAATAATAACGCTATTCTTGCAGACCGAACTGCACTTGAAGAAATGTTGGTAACGGTATCTTTAGGTGAACCGCTGATGCCTGGCCAAGAGCAACAATTGGATGTGTTGGCTAGCCGTTATCGGGTGAGTAAAAAGGGTAGCCAAATGCAGCAATTACACCATTTGTTGTTAAAGGTTGATGAGATCCCAACCGCGCTTGTGCTGGTGCAGGCAGCAAACGAATCTGCTTGGGGAACATCAAGGTTTGCTCGCATCGGATTAAATTTCTTTGGTATATGGTGCTATAAATCGGGCTGTGGCATGGTGCCTCGTTCTCGCAATAGCGGTGCCAAACATGAAGTGGAAGCATTCCAATCTGTTGACGAGGCGGTTAACCGTTACTTGCACAATATCAACACGAATAACGCATACAGCGTATTTCGTTCAATTCGCCAACAACTGCGCGAGCAAGACCAGCCTTTGGTGCCTGAAGTGTTAGCCATGGGTTTGTTGCCATACTCTGAGCGCGGCTCAGACTATGTGTTGGAAATCTCAGATATGCTGCGCCACAATAGCCAATACTTGCAATCATCAACCGCGCCTTAG
- the fnr gene encoding fumarate/nitrate reduction transcriptional regulator Fnr: protein MSSHCASNNHIHCQNCSISELCLPFSLNEQELDTLDNIIDRKRPIHKGEKIFQDGEALHSLFAIRSGTFKTFTIDSNGEEQITGFHLAGDLLGFDALASSEHQSFAQALETSMVCEIPYHTLDELSNSMPALKRQVLRLMSNEIRADQDMLSLLNRKNAEQRLATFLSSLSSRYKARGLSASQYRLTMTRGDIGNYIGLTVETISRLLNRFHKQELIIVEGKLITINDLDGLNEVAML, encoded by the coding sequence ATGTCTAGTCACTGTGCAAGCAACAACCATATTCATTGCCAGAACTGCAGTATCAGTGAGCTTTGCTTACCATTTTCCCTTAACGAGCAGGAGTTAGATACACTCGATAATATTATCGACCGCAAGCGCCCTATCCACAAAGGCGAAAAGATTTTCCAAGACGGCGAAGCACTTCATTCTTTATTCGCTATCCGCTCAGGCACTTTTAAAACATTTACCATTGATTCTAACGGCGAAGAGCAAATTACTGGCTTCCACTTAGCTGGTGATTTACTGGGTTTCGACGCCTTAGCCAGCAGCGAGCACCAGAGCTTTGCACAAGCATTAGAAACGTCAATGGTTTGTGAAATCCCCTACCATACTCTAGACGAGCTTTCGAATTCGATGCCAGCGCTTAAACGCCAAGTCTTAAGGCTGATGAGTAACGAGATTCGAGCAGATCAAGATATGCTATCACTACTTAATCGTAAGAATGCCGAGCAACGCTTAGCAACATTTTTATCATCGTTAAGTAGCCGATATAAAGCCCGTGGCTTGTCTGCCAGCCAATACCGCTTAACAATGACGCGTGGCGACATTGGAAACTACATTGGCTTGACCGTTGAAACGATTAGTCGCTTGCTAAATCGTTTTCATAAGCAAGAACTCATCATTGTTGAAGGTAAGTTAATTACCATCAATGATCTCGATGGATTAAATGAAGTCGCCATGCTGTAA